A window from Malacoplasma iowae encodes these proteins:
- the rlmN gene encoding 23S rRNA (adenine(2503)-C(2))-methyltransferase RlmN has translation MNVNTNIKNDNLVSIYSLTLQELKDNLVASGFKSYVGDQIYDWIYKKDIDDFDKMTNLSKQAISFLKQNYFFDEIKINTIQEDKDGTVKFLLELHDNNLIEVVLMSFDYGYSVCVTSQVGCNMGCKFCASGLLKKVRNISTGEFIKQFLLAKQYLYKTKGENLSHMVVMGIGEPFDNFNNLVQFMKVIKEQKGLGIGGRKITVSTCGLVHRIKEWADLNNQVNLAISLHASNNEIRNKIMPINAAFNIEKLLEAIDYYLNKTNRRITIEYIMIKDLNDKKEHAYELIEMFKNRLVYINLIPYNPVFENSYARSEKCKEFYDILKNSGITCTIRQEKGSSIDAACGQLRSKRLGVL, from the coding sequence ATGAATGTTAATACTAATATAAAAAATGATAATCTTGTTTCTATATATTCATTAACATTACAAGAACTTAAAGACAATTTAGTAGCTAGTGGCTTTAAGTCATATGTTGGTGATCAAATTTATGATTGAATTTACAAAAAAGACATTGATGATTTTGACAAAATGACAAACCTATCTAAACAAGCAATTTCTTTTTTGAAACAAAATTATTTTTTTGATGAAATTAAAATAAACACAATTCAAGAGGATAAGGATGGGACTGTAAAATTTTTACTAGAACTTCATGATAATAATCTTATTGAAGTTGTGTTAATGTCTTTTGATTATGGATATAGTGTTTGTGTGACTTCACAAGTTGGTTGTAATATGGGGTGTAAATTTTGTGCCTCAGGTTTGCTTAAAAAAGTAAGAAATATAAGTACTGGTGAGTTTATTAAACAATTCTTATTAGCTAAACAATATTTGTATAAAACAAAAGGCGAAAATTTATCCCATATGGTTGTAATGGGGATTGGAGAACCATTTGATAACTTTAATAATTTAGTTCAATTTATGAAAGTTATTAAAGAACAAAAAGGACTAGGAATTGGTGGTAGAAAAATTACAGTTTCTACATGTGGGTTAGTTCACAGAATTAAAGAATGAGCAGATTTAAATAATCAAGTTAATTTAGCAATTTCATTACATGCTTCTAATAATGAAATCAGAAATAAAATAATGCCAATTAATGCAGCATTTAATATTGAAAAATTATTAGAAGCAATTGATTATTATTTGAACAAAACAAATAGAAGAATAACAATTGAATACATCATGATCAAGGATTTAAATGATAAAAAAGAACATGCTTATGAACTTATAGAAATGTTTAAAAATAGGTTGGTATACATTAACTTAATTCCTTATAATCCAGTGTTTGAGAATTCATATGCTAGAAGCGAGAAATGCAAAGAGTTTTATGATATATTAAAAAATAGTGGTATTACTTGTACTATTAGACAAGAAAAAGGCTCATCAATTGATGCTGCTTGTGGTCAATTAAGAAGTAAAAGACTTGGAGTGTTATAG
- the gmk gene encoding guanylate kinase, whose translation MMGLSSNTNHSDFGVIFLNILYTLDKVSYTINNIKTNNGAFVNKKGLIIIISGPSGVGKKTIIDQFINDTELNLSYSVSMTTREPREGEMNGVDYFFVSDEEFTKAIENNELLEWAEFAKNKYGTPLKKVYEQIEKGKNVILEIEVKGATDVIKKIKREDFVSIFIIPPSIKELKRRLKKRDTEDRKKIRMRIKRAKEEIKMTKDYDHVVLNDDATRAAIEMKKIILGDIYRVNKEK comes from the coding sequence ATGATGGGATTATCATCAAATACTAATCATTCTGATTTTGGAGTTATTTTTTTAAACATTTTATATACCTTAGATAAAGTTTCTTATACAATTAATAATATTAAAACAAATAATGGAGCTTTTGTGAATAAAAAAGGATTAATAATAATAATTAGTGGCCCAAGTGGCGTTGGAAAAAAAACAATAATTGATCAATTTATTAATGATACTGAATTAAATTTATCTTATAGTGTTTCAATGACAACTCGTGAACCAAGAGAAGGTGAAATGAATGGAGTTGACTATTTTTTTGTCTCTGACGAAGAATTTACAAAAGCTATTGAAAACAATGAATTATTAGAGTGAGCAGAATTTGCTAAAAACAAATATGGTACTCCTCTTAAAAAAGTTTATGAACAAATAGAAAAAGGTAAAAATGTTATTTTAGAGATAGAAGTTAAAGGTGCAACTGATGTAATTAAAAAAATTAAAAGAGAAGACTTTGTATCAATTTTTATAATTCCACCTTCAATCAAAGAATTAAAAAGAAGATTAAAGAAAAGAGACACTGAAGACAGAAAAAAAATTAGAATGAGAATCAAAAGAGCAAAAGAAGAAATTAAAATGACAAAAGATTATGATCATGTTGTTTTAAATGATGATGCTACAAGAGCAGCTATTGAAATGAAAAAAATTATTTTAGGTGACATCTATAGAGTTAATAAGGAAAAATAA